The Schistocerca nitens isolate TAMUIC-IGC-003100 chromosome 6, iqSchNite1.1, whole genome shotgun sequence DNA segment TCAGGATGTTTTTGTAGTTGAGGTAACTGCAGACTAATCAATATGTTGCTAACAAGCAAATAAGCAATGGCAGTGAGTAGCACATTTTGTTTCTTAATGGTTTATTCAACTCAAGTTTCATTCTGTATTTATAGACCACACTTCATGAAGTTCCTAGTATTTCTTCACATTCATTTACTGAAAGTCAAAAAGTCATTTGCTGAACAATCAAAAAGTTATCACTTGTACTGTTTGTTACCTGTGGCCTAGGGGTcctgtctttgattagtaatcaaaacatcctcagtCACGGGTTCAaaacccaccactgcttaaattttgattaataatcagcattggcagccgaagacttctgacataagaaatcaccatcattctccaaatggctttgtcaaagagggtggagaagggaacagaggttcatggcactctcttgtccttggggtgcgaaagtgcccctaaaggtggaagaatcatcaatgatcaacagcatgaggatgcagaaggcaatggcaaccactgcattaaagacacatgtatcccaggacatgtggcctgcaattgaaaaagtgtcacgatgatctctccattggcaaaagattccagaataggcCCCTATTTGGACCTCTATGAGGGCACTGCCaagagaggtgaccatgaggaaaagattgaatatccaatgaaaggataacattctatgagtcagGGTGTAGAATGCCAGATGCTAGAatgtgttagggaagctagaaaatttgaaatggaaatgaaaaggctcaacctagatgtggtagggatcagtgaagtgaaatggtaagaaataaaggatttctggtcagatgagtacaaggTAATACCAACTGCAGCggaaaatgatataatgggagtagAATTCATTGTGAATAGATATGtggggtagagagtgtgttactgttgacagttcagtgatagaactcttcttatcagaatcgacagcaaacctacgctgacaatgatagttcaggtatacatgctgatgttgcaagctgaagatgaagagatagagaaagtatatgaggatagtgaAAGGATAATACAGCACATAGAGGCAGATGAAaactaatagtcattggggactggaatgcaattgtaggggaaggagtagaagaaacggttaaaggagaatatgggcttcggacaaggaatgagagaggagttagactaattgagttctgatataaatttcagttagttactgttaatactctgttcaagaatcacaagaggaggagatatacttggaaaaggccgggtgagaCAGGAatacttcagttagattacattatgctcagacagagattctgaaattggatactggattgtaaggcatacccaggaggagatatagactcaggttacaatgcaatagtgatgaagagtaggctgaagtttaagagattagtcagtaagaatcagtgtgcaaacaaccgggatacggaaatactaaagaATAATGAAATATGCTTGAAATTCTccgaggctacagatacagcaataaggaatagatcagtaggcagtacagttgaagaggaatggacatctctggaaagggcagtcacagaaataggaaagaaaaacataggtacaaagaaggtaactgcaaagaaaccatggataacagaagaaatactgcagttgatcgatgaaagacggaagtacaaaaacgtAAAGGGAAATTCatgtatacagaaatacaagcccttaaggaatgaaataaataggaagtgcagggaagctaagacaaatgacagcatgaaaaatgtaaagaaatgattgttggaacaaccgactcagcatataggaaagccaaaacaacctttgctgaaattgaaagcaagggtggtaacattaagagcgcaactgtgatttcactgttaaatgcaggggatagagcagataggtggaaagagtacactgaaggcttttatgagggggaagatttgtctgatgtgatagaagaaggaacaggagtcgatttagaagagatagaatatccagtattagaattagaatttaagagtGCTTTGGAGGGataaagatcaaataaggcagaaggtatggataacatttcatcaaacttctaaaatcattggggaaagtggcaacaaaacaactattcatgttggtatgtagagcgtatgagtctggtgacaccaTCAAAAAAATaacatctgcacaattcagaagacTTAAACTGCATTGAACTATTTAAAATGATGCAAGACATTcaagattctgagaaaaatatggggtaagctatagggagagacaggtagtatacaatatgtacaagagccaagaaggaataataagaatggatgaccgagaacgaagtgttcagattaaaaagtgtgtaagacaaagatgtgtaaatcaaagaagcaatgattgaaattaaAGACACTTTCAAGAGTGGAGTtatgttgacctagaaaaagcgttcaactatgtaaaatggcgcaagatgttcaaaattttgagaaaaatggagGTAAGGTATAGGGAGGTATGGGTAATATAGAAtgtgtacaagagctaagagggcaTAATAAgtgtggatgaccaagaacaaagtgcgtggattaaaaagagtgtaaaatagggatgtagtcttttgctcctactgttcaatctctacatcgaagaagcaatggtggaaataaaagaaaggtttgagagtggaattaaaattcaaggtgaaagaataccaatgatacaattcactgatgacatttctatccttagttaaaatgaagaagaattacatgatctacagaatggaatgagcagtctaatagtacagaatatggactgagagtaaactgaagaaagatgaaagtaatgagaagtaacagaaatgcgaacaatgagaaacttaacataagggttgatggtcacaaagtagatgacgttaaggaattctgctacctaggcagcaaaataaccaatgatggatggagcaaggaggacaccaaacacAGACTAGCatgggaaaaaagggcattcctggccaagagaagcctactagtatcaaacatagatctctatttgaggaagaaatttctgagaatttacatctggagcacagcattgtatggtaatgaaacatggactgtgggaaaactggaatagaagagaattgaagcattcacatgtggtgctacagataaatgttgaaaattgggtagactgataagataagcaatgaggaggttctgtgtagaATTAGAggggaaaggaataagtggaaaacactgacaaggagaaggaacagggtgataggacatctgttaagatatcagggaatgatttccatggtaccagcaggagctgtagagggcaaaaattgtagagaaggACAGATATTGGAACACGTCCAGAAAATAAGTGAGGTTGTAGGTTGCATGTGccgttctgagatgaagagattggcaggaGTGCTACTCTTGTTTCTGGAAACTGAGTGAGGTCATGAAGTGATTGAAATAAATGACTATTGTTTATGAGAAACACATTTCAAAACTCTCTCTCGATATCCTGATTCTGATTAAACAAAATTTCTCTAAATCATTCTTAGCAAAGTTACACTGATTCCTTCAAGAATACAATAGTTGATTTTCTTATTTGTCCTCTGTCCCCATCTCACTGAGCTGGAGACCTGGACATCAATAAGAGGTTTAATGTAAACATTCTTATATGTTCATTTTTATGAAATATCTCAGATGTTTGGAAACATTAGAAAAGTTAACAGAAATCTGTAAGACCTACCCAAGTAATTAATTCTTTGTGATGATACTGATTTGCTTACTTCACATTTTCTTATCCAATACTGTAGGCAAGGATATCTGGCTTAAAGCTTGTGCTTGATTtcacatgaccaaaaaaaaaagataaattatgAGAAGAAGAATGTTTCAACAACAGAACAAAGCCTAGGAAGAGAATGATGAGGCACTTGTCAAAGATAAAAGTTGAAAAGTATTGTGAAATGTGTAGTGTTGCATATAACAGTGTGTCTGTAGAAAAATCATTTGCATGATATTATTAGAAATCTCTGAAACATCTTTAAAGTGCTAGATTAGAATCTGAATCAAGGAACTGCTGTATTTTGCTTCAGGTAACTCAAAAGGCATTGCACAAAAACTTCATTGTTTCAAACCAAAATATACTATAAATTGTGTAGTTTAAGGTGGGATAAGTGAAATgttacacagtatttcaattccttctTTTTGTGGAAGCTACTATTCCACTACAGGTTTTATAGCTACAGTTATCAACTAAGCTTTCAGAAAGTTGGGTACATGTGGGTCTATATTGCTTCTTTAACAGCTCTCCAAATGAGAGTAATTACAGAGCTGCCCTTCCATTTTTCTATGTACATCAAAATTTTGGGTTGGCAGAGTAGAACTAAGAGTGTGCTGATGTTGGCAAGTCCTTGAGAACGTCTTCTGAAAGTCTGGTGACTGTCGAAACAACTCATAGCAGAAAATTATTCCAGCAGCTGCACTACCCACAAGCAgtaatgcaaaggctccttcaagGTGGGACAGTGTCAGCACATGGGTTGCCTTCTGTAAACACATATAGAGTTTTCCCTGGTAGTTGctgatttttatgtttttatagaaTATACTTAGTTACAGAGAATGCATAACTGCCAGCGACAGgaagaaaacatttcattttttgCCAAAGTCAGTGCTGGTTTTCAACAAATTCGTTcttttttttgccaaattcaggttttttgttaattttatttttatttctccctAAATTTGGTAGTTTTTTCACCAAATTCAATgttaattttttgtcaaatttgGTGTTTTTTGGCAATTAGGTGTTTTTTGTCAAATTCGTAGTTAGctttttttgccaaatttggtgttgCCTTTCACCAAATTCACTTCTTTTTTCGTTGTCACCTCAAAGTTCATTAAGTGGGACATGAACTGTAATTTTAAGATTACACATTAACATCAACCTTAAGGAGGTTTGAAGTCACAGTGAAATTGCTACATTTAATAATTATCAGTTACAAATATTAGTAAACTACCAACCTGAGATTTATAGCACTCTTGTGTGGCATAATTACAAATTTCATGATATCTCATAAAAATCACCAGTTTATGTTATTTCAGTAAAAACTGCTAATTTCATGTTATTTTTGTGTTAACATTTATGCAAGATTTTCCTGTCACTAGCAATTGCATCACAATTAACACTTCTGTAAATAATTGGGTAGTGCAAACAATCAACAAAAATGAGGAAATACAACTACATACCAGCATATGACTGGTGAATGGTACATAAACAAaggtaatcacacaaaaatttcaccAGCTCTCGAGCTACTGATATCACTCTTTTTACAATTTAAATTCTTTCTCTCTGTTTACCTCCCATGTGCTCCATCCTCAGTGTTGTGATTTTTATCATATTCAATCTGCAttttgctactaccagtaatggTCACTTCTCTGTTCCCCTCCTGCATCCCTTTACCTCCCTACCACTTATTCATGATACATATCTTCATCTTCTACCAATAGCCACTCATCTTTCAGCAACTGGGTCTTCATCTTCTCTCAATAGCCAATCTTCTTTCTGCAGCATCTGGCCTCACCATGTTAATGTAGACAGGCACTCATAAATagtttccctgtgtgtgtgtgtgtgtgtgtgtgtgtgtgagagagagagagagagagagagagagagagagagagagagagagagaaagagagcaagTGAGCAAGTTTTGGACACAGGAAGGAGATGAACAGGAACCAGAGAGGAACAGGTGATGGAATGGGACTGGGAAGGGGTCTGCCACTTTTGAGAGTAGAGGTGGTTTGGCCCAAGGGAATTGTAAGAATGTAGAATGGAGATAGGAGGTTTAATGGGAGCAAATGTTCTCAGCCATGCAGCTGAAATGAGCTAGAACCAGGAGAGATAAGAGTGGTGAGGATGAGGATGGAGGGTGGATCCAAATTTTGGTACTGCAGCAGTGAAAGTTATTGGTGGTGTTGTGTGTAGTATGTTCAGCAACTGGTTGGTCAAGTTTGTGTATCCACTATTTGGCAATAGGTAGGCAGGTGAGATTGGCTGGTTAGTCATTGCTTAAATCACATTCATGAGTGGTTTTTAGTATCACAGGAAGAAATGATGTGGAAAATCTATTTTTGGAGTAGATGATCAGGACTTTTTGAGGGTGAATAAGTGAAATCATGTGTGACATTTAAGATTTACCAAACCTCTGTTGACTGAGTAGTTGTGTAAGAGCTTTCTGGTTTAGTATCATTCTTAAAGAGATGTGTTTTTGGTTTCAGCAGCTAAAATGCTGGGACAGTTTTGGCAGGTGTATATGCTAGATGGCACTACATACAGATAATGCTGCATGTGTGTGGTTGTTGCCACCATGCTCAATGTGAAGCTTCATTTTGCCTGCTGACAGAGTGGAAATAGGATGGCACTGTTAAGTGTTTGGCATACGGGGCTGATGATTGCAGTGAATGAGGTGCACAGTTGTTGTATGCCCATCATTATTTCACAAGGCAAAGTCCCTGCCACACCTTCTTTGCATGCTTGCACAGGAGATTTTCTGAAAGGGGATCCTTCAATGAGGAGAAACAACAACAAAGCAAACAGTAACAATGGTAGCCAATGAGGAGACTGTACTGGGTCTGGTGGAGACTCTACTGGGGTTGGTATAGAACAACCACAATGCCACTACACAAGCTCTCACCAGTCATGTCGGGATTTCCCACAGCAGTAGCTGGCGGATCCTGCATGACAACTCCATGCGCCTATATCACACCCAGCATGTACAGTTACTGAATAAACACAATTTCTCTCCAAGGGTGGCCTTTGGATAGTGATATTTACAGATGCACACAGCAGATCCCCATTTCCCATCCACCATGTTGTTTACTGACAAGGCGATCTTCACTTGGGAGGGAATGTTCAAACTACATAACACCCACATGTGGTTGGAGGAGAACACACATGCAACAAGGCTCGTGCTGATCACAAACAGTTTCCAGTTAACGTATGGATCGGCATCACTGTGGACCACCTCGTCAGGCTGTTCTAGTTGCTGCACTATTTGACAGGTGCATCCTATCTCATCTTTTATCAGCTAGTATTGCCGCAGCTACTGGATGATGCACACATTCCTGCTGTCATGTGTTCTGGCGTACTGTTTCAGCATGATAGGGCCCTCTCACATTATAGCCTAGATGTGCCTCGCAACCTGAATGTAATATATTGTCAACATTAAGTCAGTATATCGTCAACATTAAGTCAGCAGGGGTGGTTTGGTGCATTGGCCAGTGAGATCACCAGAACTCATTTGCCTTGACTACTTCCTCTGAGAATATGTCAAGACACAGGTGTACAAAAACCCCATTAACAGTGTTGAGGAATTTTTTGCATGCATTGTGGCAACTTCTGGGGACGTCTGGGACATACCTGGTTTTTTCTAGAACATCAGATCTTCTATGCACTAGAGATGCCTGCACCTAGGTCTGAGGTCATGAATTCCTACATCTTTGGTTGCTGCTATAGAAGCATAATAAACATGTTTTCTCACCCTGTTTGTGTTCTTCCTTTATTGTGTTTTGTATCATCACTACTGCACCAGAAAAGTGTTTCAACCATGCACTGCTATGTGATTTTCCTTCATCTCAGTGTACTCTCTCTCTGCTGGTAGTTTGTAACTCCTGTGCTGAAACACCATGTATTTAAAGCAAGAATCTGTGTCTCTGCTAATTCCTAATAGAATTACAGACAAATCTCATTGGCCATTATATTTAAGATTAGGAAATCTTTGTTTATAGCATGAAATATAACATGGCCTCTATCTACCCTAAAAAGAAACATTATTCTAATGAAAATAAATTGCTTTTTATGCATTCACTGAGATGTACTTATGTATTAATTACAGTTCCTTGCAATTCATTAACAAAAGTCTGAGAAAAATATTACTTGCTTTCCTTTCATAGTAAAACTTGACTTCATATTACAGGTGGTGTAATGAAATATGACTATTTAAATGCTTATGCTTATTGCTTTCCATGATTACAATACATACGCTTAACTTATAAACAATTCTTTTACTCTGTGCAGAGAATTTTCTGTAATAACTGTTCATGACAAGTTAAAACTGCGTCAGACAGATATTCATATTCAGATTCTTGCCTTAACAGTCAGTGTGCTACTAATGACACCACCTGAGCAtgacatacagacaaacgcaaatcTTCCAAATTTGATGATGGGATAATTTCCTACCCTGAAGTGACTATCCCACAATGATGTGAGACTAGACAAGGGAAAGGATGTAACTAGAAGTTTTGGTTTATCTACATCCTCACAATTGGTAATACATTCCCTGCAGAAGGCAGGAATCCAAGTTCACATCTCaccctggcacacagttttaacttgtttCATGCTTTGAATTCAGCATATACTCAGCTGAGAATAAAATAGTATTTTCTCAACAACAATGTCTGTGAATGAGCCAGACTCCTCAGTATGTCCTTTCTCTCAGAGGTACTTGTATTTCAGCATTGTGGGAGATCCTGTGCAGAGTTTGGATGGAAAAGAGGAATCCTTGACAAACTGAAGTTTAAAGTAAGTTCATGAGGCATGCACAGGTAGTATAATTGGTAGCACACTGAATTTGTAAGACAGAGATCTGTGTTAAAATACTAGTCTAGGATACACTTTAATTTGTCACTTTCAGTTATCAACTTAACTTCATTAACAAAACAAAGAGGCCCTTGGTATTTCAAATAAAGAGTGAATTTATGATTTATTTTCAGTGGAATATCATAACATAGTGCATGTAGGCTTTTCTTTGTACCATACCTGTGTTTCACCGGAATGACTGCACTGTTGCAATAAATTTCGCTGGTTGACGTCATGAAGCCATTTGTCCAAGAGTCCACTGCCTCTAATACTTTTGATAACAGCATCAATATTTGGCTTGAGGGGACTGCCTCGAGGCATCAACAACCCATGCAGACTGAAGCTGATTGCTGACTTAAAGGCGTACAGAAGTGACTGTTGCTGCTCGTCCAGGTAAGATGCACCGTGGTACAACCAAAACAACCTGCTGCTGATGGTAGCAATGTTCTTGGAGGAGGCAGTGCGATTGTATGAAGCTGGCAGGTCAGCTATGTTGACCTTCCGTTGTGAGATCTCTCTTTCTGTTGGGTCATTGAGGTTGCTGAAGTAATAATTAAAAACTGGGAGCAGTTCTATTCTCATTCCTGAGTGCAGAATATCTTCTTCTGTTGATACCTGATATTCGTAACCTGGTTTTGTGAGGGCACTTATGAGTGTTGTCTGGTAAGAAGCATTCAGTATGATGCATGCCAGTATCCATGGAATGATAATATACTTCCTTATGGAAAGGCGGTGGTTATCTCCATTGCTGGATCCCAGCAGAATTGCCAGCATTTTCAGCACACAGAAGAATATTGGAAATGTTTCCCCGAGTAGCataagactgtttgccaatgagaGTCTTGCCAGTAATGAGAAGGCAACAAGAGATATCACTACAAGCACCCACAGTGCAGGAGAAAACACGATTACTAAATTCTTCCatgctgctttctgcattgctcttGGAACTACCCAGTGAAACTCATCTATAATGTGGTAGGTCGAAAAATCAAAGTATTTATATCTTTCaatatttattgtgaatgtgaAAGCTGCAATATCTGCCTCTCGCCCTTTTATCTGCCCCAGGACTCCAGTCCATGATCCGTTTGGTAACAACACACCCCTGTCTTTGTTATTTAAAGTTGTTTTGACATAATGAATACTGAAGTTCAGTGCCTTTGAAATTTCATGTagcaaatttatttccattcctgcAAACTGACGATACCCATTTGTATGAAAACTTTCTTTCACAATGAATGGAGGAAAGGGCACTGCAATAACTCTGACAGGGCAGCCTCCGAGGTTGTTGAACAAGTCATGGCTGAGTGGTTGGCTGCAGTACTTGCATCGGTTAAAGCTTATGTTTGACCATCTGTATATCTGGAGAGCTGCTGCACTTGTATCAGGACAGTGGCTGTTAATGTCAAATGGTGGCCACGAGTATATACACACATCAGCATCTATGATTTTGCCCTCTGTCACAGGCACAAAGACCAACACACGATAAACAAATAGTATCTTTAGTTCCTGCAATAAAGAGTGTAAAGTGAGCAGTCTGtttacagcagtacaattttttgcATGACGCCACCAAAGAATGAAAAAATAGGCTCTGGCATTCCACGATATTCTTGTATGCAGTGTCACCATCCTTTGGATCAACTCCTGTTTGGGGCTATCTTCTTCTGTTAAGATGATGTAGGCATTGTCAGTGTGTTGCTGTTCTGAAGGATGTTTGTGCTTTCCATCCATGGGAGAGGAAATTTCTATAGTCAAGCAAGCATCTAACTGCAGTGTCCGTAGTAATGTGTCTACAAAATAGCCGCTGTTATGAACCACTGGCAATGAGACGACGACCCACCTCTGCTGCCATAGGATGAGGTCAGTGATTTGCTTGCACGCAGATGCCAAGACAGCCTCAACCAATCCACTGTATCTGCTTGCACCTGTGCCAAGAAAGGGTATGAGCTGGAAAGTGTAACCATGAAATGTCACCTGAGATTAGTAAGCTCATGGACCAAAAAATAGTTATCCTGCATATTGAAGGTAATAGTAATTTTAGTGGCATATAATTTATGTGGAACTGTGTGGAAGGGGGTTAACTGCTTGTTAAATGTTGAGTGGAATGATACTGCCACCTCAGTCACTTTGTGTCAACACAAGGCACAAAGCTTGGGTGAGCAGCAATGTGGTTGACAAAGGACATAGAAAGAGTCACTCTTTGAAGGATGGTGATGATAAGCTTGTGCTAAGGGGCATGGCAGAGTGGTTGATAATGCTGGTGCTGTTTTCATGTAGAAAAAAAGTATGATCAAAGTAAGTAAAGTTTTTGATAAAACTGTAAACGCTGGTCTAGTTTCAAACACATGCCAATGTATATGAAAATCACAAAAGACTGCTAATGAAAACCTGAATTTTTGAGAAAAGTTATATAGTCAACTAAACTGTAAAGTAATGGTATAAATAAAAATATCCAGTTTGATCTGATCTGTAATGGACATGATGCAATCCTTGTTAAAATGTTGGTTCAACCAGCTTCTTACAGTGTAAAACCACCAAAATTTATGATTCTGATGGTGTCATCATCAGAATTATTACACAAGATTCTCTAAaaacaatgaagataaaaatagaaataatggtgCTCAACTAGgaacttttattatttatatttttatcttgatcactTTTAGAGATCCTTGTATGTAATAATATTTCTGATGAACAAGGCTTGACCTTTGAAATGCACCAATTTCAGTGTTTTTACAATGTGGAAAAGTGATTGAGCTGACATTTTAACATTCATTGTTGTTTCCTGACTAATAAAGGATGGTCCAGCCACTCTGACTCTCACTAAAATATTATGTTCATAGTTTAAGCATAAGTCTGTACAACACACATAACCTTGAAACCTTATGCATACCCTATTGGCTCATTTATCCAAAATAGAGGACAAATTCTTATCACAGGTGATTGCTACCCTCTTTCAAGAACATAAAATGTAATCAAATAAAAATATGGCACACCACAACTGCTACACCACAAACTAGCAGATCCTTCCCCTGAAGGATGTGATACGAGTCATGGGACCGTGTCCTGTTAACAGTCTTTTCAGCACTTCCTAGACCTGTCAGATTTATTGACACTATGAGGTTGTGCAAACCTATCTTATCACTTGCTTGCCGGCTGACCGCACACAgcagtgactcctgcagtgttggaatgggCAAAGATTGTGActggaggtgatcgacagatcacaatcaaacacctcactgcagaaCTAGACccctttgttggtagtgctgacacactcgtccaccagttggggtactcaaagttgtgtgcctactgggttccttggtgcctaacagaagaccacaaagggtTGCCatcatgtttggcccaatgaagcatgcacttggcgggaagcagtatgtggatgatggggaagttattgatgcagcaaaatgtTGGCTCCAACGTTTATCAGTAAAGTGGTGCCATGTGGTCATACAGGTCCTTCCGGTAAGGTGGCATAAAGCTGTcgcattgaaaaatagggttttgtagcaaaaagagtgataaataataaggtgtattggagtcctgaataaaaccaacctacttttagaaaaaaaatgtattgcattactcatTGAGTGCCCCTTGTAATTAATGAGCATTCTTGAAGGCACTGATACTGAGCAGAATGACACCTCCTTCCCTTGATGCTGTAACAAGAGGAGATTATCCCGGACATCTTGGACCATTTTGTCAACTGTGTACATTTGTTGAATACTCTGCGGGGCATTTATGGAAGCTGAGCAGATTTTTGTGTTGCTCACATCTCACCCTTCAtgatcacatagaactgtgcattgAATATGAAAAGTTCCTTTTGATGGCAGATGCTAGTGACACTGTTAGGAAAAACAGTCAAACAGTTGATTGTTTCTGCTTTGTGGGACTCATTAGTATAAATGACTTTAAGAttttgacatttttcaaaaaaattcattaaataCAGTATTTCTTTAAAACCATAATCTACACCACAAACTAGCAGATCCTTCCCCTGAAGGATGTGATATGAGTCATGGGACCGTGTCCTGTTAACAGTCTTTTCAGCACTTCCTAGACCTGTCAGAGTTATTGACACTATGAGGTTGTGCAAACCTGTCTTATCACTTGCTTGCCAGCTGACCGCACACAgcagtgactcctgcagtgttggaatgggCAAAGATTGTGActggaggtgatcgacagatcacaatcaaacacctcactgcagaaCTAGACccctttgttggtagtgctgacacactcgtccaccagttggggtactccaaAGTAGCAAAAAGAGTGATAAATAATAAggtgtattggagtcctgaataaaaccaacctacttttagaaaaaaatgtattgcattactcatTGAGTGCCCCTTGTAATTAATGAGCATTCTTGAAGGCACTGATACTGAGCAGAATGACACCTCCTTCCCTTGATGCTGTAACAAGAGGAGATTATCCAGGACATCTTGGACCATTTTGTCAACTGTGTACATTTGTTGAATACTCTGCGGGGCATTTATGGAAGCTGAGCAGATTTTTGTATTGCTCACATCTCACCCTTCAtgatcacatagaactgtgcatt contains these protein-coding regions:
- the LOC126263317 gene encoding glutamate receptor ionotropic, delta-1-like, which translates into the protein MATQDQPAVREHKELKILFVYRVLVFVPVTEGKIIDADVCIYSWPPFDINSHCPDTSAAALQIYRWSNISFNRCKYCSQPLSHDLFNNLGGCPVRVIAVPFPPFIVKESFHTNGYRQFAGMEINLLHEISKALNFSIHYVKTTLNNKDRGVLLPNGSWTGVLGQIKGREADIAAFTFTINIERYKYFDFSTYHIIDEFHWVVPRAMQKAAWKNLVIVFSPALWVLVVISLVAFSLLARLSLANSLMLLGETFPIFFCVLKMLAILLGSSNGDNHRLSIRKYIIIPWILACIILNASYQTTLISALTKPGYEYQVSTEEDILHSGMRIELLPVFNYYFSNLNDPTEREISQRKVNIADLPASYNRTASSKNIATISSRLFWLYHGASYLDEQQQSLLYAFKSAISFSLHGLLMPRGSPLKPNIDAVIKSIRGSGLLDKWLHDVNQRNLLQQCSHSGETQKATHVLTLSHLEGAFALLLVGSAAAGIIFCYELFRQSPDFQKTFSRTCQHQHTLSSTLPTQNFDVHRKMEGQLCNYSHLESC